A stretch of DNA from Noviherbaspirillum sedimenti:
GAATCTGGCTGTTCTCTTCGTCGCGGCATCCTGCGCAGGAGCGTTCAGCATTTCGGCAAGCGCGGCTGAATCGGGAGAACACATTATGGTGACTCCTGAGCAGATGAAGTGGAGCGACATTCCATCCCTGCCGCCAGGAGCAAAGATGGCCCTCATTCAAGGACCACTCGATCAAGCAAATCCCTTCACGTTCCGCTTGAAATTCCCTGCGAACTATAAAATCCCGCCCCACTGGCATCCGGCTATTGAGCATGTCACCGTCATCTCGGGGACATTTCATCTCGGCATGGGAGACAAGTTCGACGAGTCGAAGATGAAAGCCCTGTCTCGTGGAAGTGTCGCGATCATGCAGCCAAAAACGACCCACTTTGCCATGACAAAAGAGGCGACCGAAGTTCAGCTTCACGGTGTCGGCCCTTGGGCAATCACTTATGTAAATCCAGGCGATGACCCTCGCAAGAAATAGGCTGAGTGCGAAGTAGGCTGAGTGAGGAATAGGCTTGCGGGCTCTGGAAGGCAAAACCCTCTCTCATCGCCTCTTCCGCGCTTCAATTTCCTTCCGCAGGCGTTCATGCGCGGCGCGCACTTCGGCCTCGCGCTGTTCCCGCTCGCGCTCTGCTGCTTGCCAGCGTGCAATGGCGCGCTCGCCGGCGATCGGCGTGCCGCGTTTCGGCAAGTCCGCCATCGCCAGATAGGCATCGACGCGCTCCCAGACGAAATCCCAGGCGAACTCGCCGATGAACGCCAGGTTCAGCGCCTGGTGGACCGGCACCCAGGCCTCGCCATCCTGCGTGCTGCGGCGCACCGACAGGTGCGGGTTGAACTGGTACCAGCCTTGCGCGATGCGCACGAACAGCGCCCGGTTATAGGCATAGTCGCGTTCCACTTCGTTGCGCGACAGGACGGCGGAAAGGTGCTGGCGCTTGTTGCGCTCCGGCTTGACGACATTCGCCGGCAGATGCTGCCACGCTTCCAGAACCGCGTGCGTCTCGAACGCGCCATACGGGCGCCGCTGCTTTTCCGTGAAGCGCGACTTGAACAATGCCCACAGCGTCTGGAACAGGAAATACTCTGACAGATGGCGGTCGATGCGCACCAGGCGTTCGCCGGTGTTGACGTCGATGCTGGCCGGCGCCAGCAACTCATAGAGCGCGGCGAACGGACCCCGCGCGAACTTCGCGTCGCGGAAGGCTTCGCGCATGGCCCAGTGCAGCGCGTTGCTGCCGAAGTGGTCGACCGCCTCGCGGTCGGCGCCGCGCTCCAGCAGCGCTTCGACCAGCGCCACATTGCCGGCGGCGGCGGCGGCCATCAGCGGCGTCTGGTTCATCGGCAGGCGGTGCTCGACGCCATGCCGGTCGCACTGCTGCAGGATGTCCTTGAAGTGGTTGGCAAAGTACGGCGTGTAGCTCTTGCGGCCCAGCGTCGCGCGCTGCTGCGGGAAGCTCCTCGCCACCTCGAATTTGGCTTCCTGAACCAGCCACGCGGCCAGTGCCGGCTCATCATGGCAGGCGGCGATTTCATACAGTTGCTGGCGCTGCTTGCTGCCGGGCGCCTGCTCGCGAAACACCTTGGCCAGCAACTCGGTGGTCTTTGCCTCGTCAAACACCGGCCACGGCGCCGGCGTCTGCCTGAGAATGTTGCGGCGAATCGCGTCGGCCTGTTCCTGCTTGCCCTGCAGGTCCAGCTTGCGCGCTTCCTTCTGCCAGTCTTCCAGAGTCGATTGTCCGGCGTCCACCTTCATCTGTCCGCCCGCGGCCAGATCGAGCAGCTCAAACAGCGGATGCGCAGTGTCGGATTCGACCAAGTACAGATTCTGGATGGCGCGCGTAAGTGCGACATAGAGCGCGTTGACGAAAAACTTGTAGACCTCCATCGACTTGTCGCTCTTGTCCTTGGCGCGGCGGTAGTCGAGCATGTCGGTCGCGAGATCCTGTTTGTCGAC
This window harbors:
- a CDS encoding cupin domain-containing protein, with protein sequence MRKNLAVLFVAASCAGAFSISASAAESGEHIMVTPEQMKWSDIPSLPPGAKMALIQGPLDQANPFTFRLKFPANYKIPPHWHPAIEHVTVISGTFHLGMGDKFDESKMKALSRGSVAIMQPKTTHFAMTKEATEVQLHGVGPWAITYVNPGDDPRKK